TGATTGATCACTGTCAGTTTAAGCTGCCGATGTGGAATCCTGCTTGCTTTCTGGAGTCAAAAAAGGATAGCCACTATTTATGCAATAGAATTGCATATGTACCGTACAATGACATGATCTACTTTACATGTCCAAGCTTGGAGGAAATGCTAGCACTGAAGCAGGTGAGGGTTAAAAGAACTTTGCAAACAAAATTGTAAAATTTTATATTCCTACCATATTGTTAAAGTCTTTGCACTTTTGCTATTCTTATTAGAATGACTGTTACATCCTTTGCATGGTATTTTAACCAGATTAATTATTAGACCCTTTGCACTTTTGGTTTTACAATTTGTTGGATTGCTAAACTGTTTTAAACTTTGGTATTCCTATTGGATTGATTGTTACAGTCATTACATGGTAAGTGGTTTGAGTTGGCAGTCAATGGTTCCTGACTCTTCCTTTCTCCTATCTTTAGAGACCTGATGCCCAAGACCCTGGATGGTCAGATCACCATGGAGAAGACGCCCAGCTACTTTGTGACTCGTGAAGCTCCAGCTCGGATCTACTCCATGTCACGGTCCACCAAGCTCATCGTGGTGGTGAGGGATCCAGTCACCAGGGCCATCTCagactacacacagacactgtcCAAAAGGCCAGACATTCCCTCCTTTGAGAGCCTGACGTTCAAAAACAGGACTACAGGCCTTATCGACACCTCATGGAGCGCCATCCAGATCGGCATCTACGCCAAGCACCTAGACAACTGGCTCCAGTTCTTCCCCATGCGTCAGATCCTGTTTGTGAGCGGCGAACGGCTGATCAGTGACCCAGCTGGAGAGCTCGGCCGAGTGCAGGACTTCCTGGGCCTCAAGCGGATCATCACCGACAAACACTTCTACTTCAATCAGACCAAGGGCTTTCCATGCCTGAAGAAGGCTGAAGGAAGCAGCAAGCCTCACTGTCTGGGCAAAACCAAAGGCCGACCACACCCCAACATCAATCCCGCGGTGGTGCAGAGGTTACGAGACTTCTATCGGCCCTTTAATATGAAGTTCTACCAGATGACTGGAAGGATATTTGGTTGGGATGATTGATTTTTGTGAAGTGTGAGGAAAGACCACACACTATGATTGCTTGCAGTTCCACTCAGTACAAGAAATACACCAATATAGAAATTAGTTGACCCTTATGTTCTATTCAGCTCAAAATGTGTCTATTATGCATtgataatattttaatttatgtatCCGTCCTACACTTTTATCCAAACAGAGGGTCCAATAGTGGCAGTATGGTGATCCCAGTCATTAACACAGAACCTTAATCAATAAAACACCACTGCCCCTCATGCATTTGCCTCAGTTTCAGTAACGAGTAGGTAACACCATTTGAAAAATTCTGTTTGgatgaaaatgacaaaacaatTTGGATCACTTACGACTTAAACACTATAATGGGTGTAAGAAAGTAAGAAGGTGAAGTAAAAGTGTTAAACGTGCCTGTCCTTTATCATTTTAGTCACTTTCATATTTCTTTCCTGTCATATTAATATTCCCTCTTGTGCACACCAACCAGCCATCAGAAGGTTTCCCTTGAAGCGCTCTTGGGAAAATGGATTTCTCAGAGGTTCTTTGGATCGTTTGGAGAGTTTGGATAGAGGACCCTTAGCTTCCTAAATAGGATCTATGTAGAACCTTATTTAAAGGGAACCCTCCATTGTAGGATTTTACTTGCAACAAAAGCTTGAGGAACAGACCAAATTTTAAGGGTGCTAGATGGAAACGTTTTAAaacttgtatgtgtgtatggtaTATGGTAATGTTGTATTATAGGAAATAATTGAGATTAATGTATATTGgatgtttaattaattttttttgttattaatttcTAATTAATGTCTAAtgaatttttacaattttatatgtataaaagTTAAAAAGATGGTCTGGGTGAATGGGACATCCGATGAACAGAACATGTGGGTTAAGTGTATATTCTTGATCACATCAGCAACAGAGACCTATGCAATTCTTTATTAACGTCCAGTCCAGATTATCCAGATGTGCTGTAGGTGAGGATGTCGTTTTACTCCAGAGGTTCTCAACTCGAGCCCTGGACAGCCCATGCCCTCACAGCTGAAGTTCTCCCTAACCTCAACACCCTTGGTGGCTCATTATGGACATAACACCCAGGAACATTCGCATGAAGCAGGAATGACATTGGAGAAAACCAGAAAACCCAGAgtaaacccacatggacatggggaaaACATGGAAACTCCATTCCCAGGGTGAAAAATTGTGCATGTCAGTGGGTCCTCCGCACTGATGTTCAGAACCTCTGGTTAACTCTAATGCACTGAAACATCATCAGCGCTTTGATCCTTTCGGATTTTGTCAAATTTCTGGATTTCCATAGAGCTATGCATCATTTCCCATGAacaattatggaaaaaaaaaaaaaaagtgttcaataCAATTTTACCATAATTTTATTAACTACCAAGCTGCTTGTAAAGATTTGCAATAAAACAAGATCAAAAGAATATAatcaaaaactattttaaaaatatatttattttcaaaaaagaaaacatgtaaGCCCAGCAGTATAGATATTTTTAATAATCCGCTCTGAGGTCTGTCCTCAACGGTTGAGTTTTGAGTGCGGAATGTTACCTGATCGTTTTATTTTGTACCTTACAACACACATCTTTCTCACCTGAATCTGAATTCTGTATCATGGTCTATATGGGCCAAATATTtgtttctctcactttcctttaCACTCCGTACCATATTTCTCATTTCACAGTTGGTGCAGTTTCTgagttatttgtttttaatgccaatgacgtgtgtgtgtgtgtgtgtgtgtgtgtgttgttgttgttgaacatGGTCTCACTCTGATGGTTTGTGTTGCACCGAACAAGCCCACATTGTTTCTGTTGTATTATTTCTCATCGCGTCACACACGATGCTGCTGTGGgttgtgaatgaatgtgtgtgtgtgtgtgtgtgtgtgtgtgtgtgtgtgtcataaacTTACAGTGCCTCAAGGGAGCACTCACTCATTCTGCAACCTTTTCAATGACAATTTCGAGAGAGCAATGCAAGTGAAATTTTTCTTTGCAATATTATCAATCatgtgttgctgttttttttttttgctggtttaATTTAAACtcttatggatttttttttttaatattgtttttttttttttttttatgaagcacacttttaataaaatgaaaaatatgtttaataatataAAGAAACAGCACGAGTCTCCTTTTATAGTGCTTAACTATTATTCAGGTTTAATacatactcttttttttattctaacatacagtacatactcgggtaacactttacaataacagtccATGAATAATCACGCattaatacctgaattaatactta
This is a stretch of genomic DNA from Ictalurus punctatus breed USDA103 chromosome 13, Coco_2.0, whole genome shotgun sequence. It encodes these proteins:
- the si:ch211-216b21.2 gene encoding heparan sulfate glucosamine 3-O-sulfotransferase 3A1, which gives rise to MACKLPGNTTVSVKSILRKCAVMLVSLLASFYLLQSLRQLGGSSVRSPDASVSASVSASELVEASEAPLRTKRVLHRWTVGSVARQRFEGGAPGAHGSASTKLRPLGDGTKRLPQAIIVGVKKGGTRALLEFLRVHPDVRAAGAEPHFFDRFYDNGLEWYRDLMPKTLDGQITMEKTPSYFVTREAPARIYSMSRSTKLIVVVRDPVTRAISDYTQTLSKRPDIPSFESLTFKNRTTGLIDTSWSAIQIGIYAKHLDNWLQFFPMRQILFVSGERLISDPAGELGRVQDFLGLKRIITDKHFYFNQTKGFPCLKKAEGSSKPHCLGKTKGRPHPNINPAVVQRLRDFYRPFNMKFYQMTGRIFGWDD